One stretch of Ornithinimicrobium ciconiae DNA includes these proteins:
- a CDS encoding pyridoxamine 5'-phosphate oxidase family protein codes for MTEHHDTHPDDPVTISDAPEDVATVHDLIDGMDVAMLTTLDATSPGRLTSRPLSTQRAEEDGDVLFLVRGRSPVVRDIEAHPQVNVAYASAKAWVSLAGTATVVRDRALVEQLWSKGASAFMEGGPENPDNVVLRVTGDTAEFWGGDSLLGTAVSTLKAMTGREGEDAGPTVVELP; via the coding sequence ATGACCGAGCACCATGACACCCACCCCGACGACCCGGTGACGATCAGTGACGCCCCCGAGGACGTCGCCACGGTCCACGACCTCATCGATGGCATGGACGTGGCCATGCTGACGACCCTCGACGCGACCTCCCCAGGGCGGCTCACCAGCCGGCCGTTGTCAACGCAGCGGGCGGAGGAGGACGGTGACGTGCTCTTCCTCGTCCGGGGCCGCAGCCCGGTGGTGCGGGACATCGAGGCCCACCCCCAGGTCAACGTGGCCTATGCCTCGGCGAAGGCCTGGGTGTCCCTGGCGGGGACAGCGACGGTGGTGCGGGACCGGGCGCTGGTGGAGCAGTTGTGGAGCAAGGGGGCGAGCGCGTTCATGGAGGGTGGACCGGAAAACCCGGACAACGTGGTGCTGCGCGTCACCGGGGACACGGCGGAGTTCTGGGGCGGCGACTCGCTCCTTGGGACTGCGGTCAGCACCCTCAAGGCCATGACCGGGCGCGAGGGCGAGGACGCCGGCCCGACCGTGGTGGAACTGCCCTGA
- a CDS encoding phosphodiesterase → MTVAEAVGRAGGMTLAGLFGVLARLRGSRALHPVGVCGTADLRTSPDGESGVRLLDDPGPHPCLVRWSRATGRRGEGYDIEGLALRVWGAAAGDLLFASTGTGVVGRHVLTLRRLRDHGPVTTLLPLSTRSGPLLLRLDPVEAPGAGGPPTAYRLLVSAPGRPWHERGRLTVTWTDGDCTRRHNPVGHPPAGAWTHPLWARLRGPSYAASQQVAADPITTEEIP, encoded by the coding sequence GTGACCGTCGCAGAGGCGGTCGGTCGGGCCGGAGGGATGACGCTCGCCGGACTCTTTGGGGTCCTGGCCCGGCTGCGAGGATCCCGCGCACTGCACCCCGTTGGGGTGTGTGGCACGGCCGACCTCCGGACGTCGCCGGACGGGGAGAGCGGGGTGCGGCTCCTCGACGATCCGGGTCCGCACCCGTGCCTGGTCCGCTGGTCGCGCGCGACCGGCCGCCGTGGCGAGGGCTACGACATCGAAGGGCTGGCATTGCGGGTGTGGGGCGCCGCCGCGGGTGACCTGCTGTTCGCCTCCACCGGCACTGGCGTGGTCGGTCGGCACGTCCTGACCCTGCGACGCCTGCGCGACCACGGCCCGGTCACGACGCTCCTGCCGCTCAGCACCCGGAGCGGACCACTCCTGCTGCGCCTCGACCCGGTCGAGGCGCCGGGCGCGGGCGGCCCGCCCACGGCATACCGGCTGTTGGTCTCGGCTCCCGGGCGGCCCTGGCACGAGCGAGGGCGACTCACGGTCACCTGGACCGACGGGGACTGCACCCGGCGACACAACCCCGTCGGGCACCCGCCTGCCGGCGCGTGGACGCACCCCTTGTGGGCGCGCCTGCGCGGACCGTCCTATGCCGCGTCCCAACAGGTCGCGGCAGATCCCATCACAACGGAGGAGATCCCATGA